A genome region from Pseudorca crassidens isolate mPseCra1 chromosome 20, mPseCra1.hap1, whole genome shotgun sequence includes the following:
- the BLOC1S3 gene encoding biogenesis of lysosome-related organelles complex 1 subunit 3 has product MASQSRRRRPLRRPETVVPGEAAETDSELSVSSSEEEELYLVFSGPTRGRPTGLRVVGEAAETDSDSEPEPKAAPRDLPPLVVQRETAGEAWGEEEAPAPAPARSLLQLRLAESQARLDHDVAAAVSGVYRRAGRDVAALAGRLAAAQAAGLAAAHSVRLARGDLCALAERLDIVAGCRLLPDIRGVPGTEPEQDPGPRAYL; this is encoded by the coding sequence ATGGCGTCCCAGAGTCGTCGGCGGAGGCCGCTGCGGAGGCCTGAGACGGTGGTGCCGGGGGAGGCGGCCGAGACGGACTCGGAGCTCTCTGTGTCCTCGTCGGAGGAGGAGGAGCTGTACCTGGTCTTCTCGGGCCCGACGCGCGGCCGCCCCACGGGACTGCGGGTGGTCGGGGAGGCCGCGGAGACCGACTCGGACTCGGAGCCGGAGCCGAAGGCCGCGCCGAGGGATCTGCCTCCGCTCGTGGTGCAGCGGGAGACTGCCggggaggcctggggagaggaggaggcccCGGCGCCCGCCCCCGCGCGTTCGCTGCTGCAGCTCCGGCTGGCTGAGAGCCAGGCGCGGCTGGACCACGACGTAGCGGCCGCGGTGAGCGGCGTGTACCGCCGCGCGGGCCGTGATGTGGCCGCCCTGGCCGGTAGGCTGGCGGCTGCCCAGGCGGCGGGATTGGCGGCGGCCCACAGCGTGCGCCTGGCGCGGGGGGACCTCTGCGCGCTGGCCGAGCGCCTGGACATCGTGGCCGGCTGCCGCCTGCTGCCCGACATCCGCGGCGTGCCGGGCACCGAGCCCGAACAAGACCCGGGACCGCGGGCCTATCTGTGA